A DNA window from Boseongicola sp. contains the following coding sequences:
- the hisB gene encoding imidazoleglycerol-phosphate dehydratase HisB: MRSATITRKTAETDISVEINLDGTGAYDNQTGVGFFDHMLDQLARHSLIDMTIRATGDLHIDDHHTVEDTGIALGQALNEALGDKRGINRYGSCLLPMDDALVRAALDLSARPYLVWNVELPTAKIGAFDTELVREFFQAFATHGGITLHVDALHGINSHHIAEAAFKAVARALRTAVETDARKADAIPSTKGAL, encoded by the coding sequence ATGCGCAGCGCCACGATCACGCGAAAGACTGCGGAAACCGATATCTCGGTCGAGATCAATCTCGACGGAACCGGTGCCTATGACAACCAGACCGGGGTCGGCTTTTTCGACCATATGCTGGACCAACTGGCCCGTCATTCGCTGATCGACATGACCATCCGCGCCACAGGTGACTTGCACATCGATGATCACCACACCGTCGAAGATACCGGCATCGCGCTGGGTCAGGCGCTTAACGAGGCTCTGGGAGACAAGCGCGGCATCAACCGCTACGGTTCTTGCCTCCTGCCCATGGACGACGCCCTCGTGCGCGCCGCGCTGGACCTTTCCGCGCGTCCCTACCTCGTGTGGAATGTCGAGCTGCCCACTGCCAAGATCGGCGCATTCGACACCGAACTGGTGCGCGAGTTCTTCCAGGCCTTCGCCACCCACGGCGGCATCACGCTCCACGTTGACGCGCTACATGGCATCAACAGCCACCACATCGCCGAGGCCGCTTTCAAAGCCGTCGCCCGCGCCCTGCGCACCGCCGTCGAAACCGACGCCCGCAAGGCCGACGCAATCCCTTCGACCAAAGGCGCGCTCTGA
- a CDS encoding response regulator yields the protein MSEATILVVDDDPQIREVLDVALGRAGFRTMTARDGAEGLRQVQAVRPDLAVLDIGLPEMDGLELCRAIRRDSELPILFLTARDDEVDRILGLEMGGDDYVTKPFSPRELVARVRAILKRTKSAGAPARVLTRGRLALNAEAHDVRIDGNAVSLTATEIAILSKLLGRPTQVFSRPALVDAIWGPGMVVSDRTLDSHLRNLRAKMADAGLDDCIETLHGVGLRMGACGEA from the coding sequence ATGAGCGAAGCAACGATTTTGGTTGTCGATGACGATCCGCAGATCCGCGAGGTGTTGGATGTAGCGTTGGGACGTGCGGGTTTTCGCACGATGACGGCGCGTGACGGCGCGGAAGGGTTGCGGCAGGTTCAGGCGGTGCGGCCTGATTTGGCCGTATTGGACATTGGTTTGCCAGAAATGGATGGGTTGGAGCTGTGTCGGGCAATTCGGCGTGACAGCGAGTTGCCGATCCTGTTTCTGACCGCGCGGGATGACGAGGTTGACCGGATTTTGGGGTTGGAGATGGGCGGTGACGATTATGTCACCAAGCCCTTCAGCCCCCGTGAGCTGGTGGCGCGGGTGCGCGCGATCTTAAAGCGCACAAAGAGCGCAGGTGCGCCGGCGCGCGTTTTGACGCGGGGGCGTTTGGCTTTGAATGCCGAGGCACATGACGTGCGGATTGATGGCAATGCGGTATCGTTGACCGCGACAGAGATTGCGATACTGTCAAAGCTGCTGGGCAGGCCAACACAGGTCTTTTCGCGCCCTGCTTTGGTGGATGCCATCTGGGGGCCGGGGATGGTGGTCAGTGATCGCACTCTGGACAGCCATTTGCGTAATTTGCGGGCCAAGATGGCTGACGCGGGTTTGGATGATTGTATCGAAACGCTGCATGGCGTTGGGCTTAGGATGGGTGCGTGCGGCGAAGCGTAA
- a CDS encoding ATP-binding cassette domain-containing protein, which translates to MPDGQPHSISILEADRISKSFGSVPVLFSISMNIRPGEVHALIGENGAGKSTLMKILSGFHEPTSGKILFDGEEILLPANGEAEKLGIVLIHQELNLAEQMTVEENIFLGREISRNGVLDRAAMRAAVKSHLDDIGIDISPSARIADLSIAQKQMVEIVKAISRNARVLIMDEPTAVLTEAETELFFQQVINLKKQGVAIVFVSHKLAEVKAISDRVTILRDGQWIGTKPASDLTLDAMAQMMVGRELSDLYPPMREVDVDAERVLEVRGLSTIGATDVSFDLRKGEILGFSGLIGAGRSAVFEAICGLAPVFDGVIKLDGAEVQFISVAASRDAGLAYLTKDRKAKGLLLDKTMRPNLTLFSLPRFVGRFGIDTKAEDKALARAIRRFDIRARDPGINVGDMSGGNQQKLLLAKVMESEPRVVIIDEPTRGIDVGTKQQVYHFIAALAAEGVSVVIISSEMPEIIGVSHRVVVMRDGQVMGILTGDDINENEIVRYAAGLKREARQ; encoded by the coding sequence ATGCCAGACGGGCAACCGCATAGCATTTCAATTCTTGAAGCAGACAGGATCAGCAAATCCTTCGGCTCGGTCCCAGTGTTGTTCAGCATCAGTATGAATATACGCCCCGGTGAAGTGCATGCGCTGATCGGTGAAAATGGGGCCGGCAAATCGACTTTGATGAAGATTCTGTCAGGGTTTCACGAACCGACTTCCGGTAAGATCCTTTTTGATGGTGAAGAAATTCTGCTTCCCGCGAATGGAGAAGCCGAAAAGCTTGGGATCGTTTTGATCCACCAGGAACTAAACCTAGCCGAACAAATGACGGTCGAGGAAAACATATTCCTGGGGCGTGAAATTTCGCGAAATGGGGTTTTAGATCGAGCTGCGATGCGCGCTGCCGTCAAATCTCATCTGGATGATATCGGGATCGACATTTCGCCGTCTGCGCGCATTGCCGATCTTTCGATTGCTCAAAAGCAGATGGTTGAGATTGTGAAAGCAATCAGCCGAAATGCACGTGTTTTGATTATGGACGAACCCACGGCGGTTCTGACCGAAGCCGAGACCGAGCTGTTTTTTCAACAGGTCATCAATTTAAAGAAACAAGGTGTCGCGATCGTTTTCGTGTCCCATAAGTTGGCAGAGGTCAAAGCAATCTCGGACAGGGTCACGATCTTGCGGGACGGTCAATGGATTGGCACGAAGCCTGCAAGTGATCTGACGCTGGACGCGATGGCGCAAATGATGGTCGGACGCGAACTTTCCGATCTTTACCCACCAATGCGGGAAGTCGATGTCGATGCCGAACGGGTTTTGGAAGTTCGGGGTTTAAGCACAATCGGTGCGACCGATGTGAGCTTTGACCTTCGCAAAGGCGAAATCTTGGGATTTTCAGGGCTGATCGGCGCCGGACGCTCTGCGGTTTTTGAAGCGATTTGTGGATTGGCGCCAGTATTCGACGGTGTTATCAAACTGGACGGTGCCGAGGTGCAATTCATCTCTGTAGCGGCGTCGCGGGACGCCGGGCTCGCCTATCTCACAAAGGATCGGAAAGCCAAGGGGCTGTTGTTGGATAAAACGATGCGGCCAAATCTGACGCTGTTTTCCCTGCCTAGGTTTGTGGGTCGCTTTGGGATCGATACGAAAGCCGAAGACAAAGCGCTTGCACGTGCAATCCGCCGGTTTGACATTCGGGCGCGGGATCCTGGGATCAACGTTGGGGACATGTCCGGTGGCAATCAGCAGAAATTGCTGTTGGCTAAAGTCATGGAAAGCGAGCCCCGTGTTGTCATCATCGACGAACCAACTCGGGGCATCGATGTTGGAACGAAACAGCAAGTCTATCACTTCATCGCCGCCCTCGCGGCCGAAGGTGTTTCGGTTGTGATCATCTCGTCCGAAATGCCCGAAATCATCGGTGTCAGCCATCGCGTTGTTGTAATGCGGGACGGGCAAGTCATGGGAATTTTGACGGGCGATGACATCAACGAAAATGAAATAGTGCGATATGCCGCTGGACTGAAAAGAGAGGCAAGACAATGA
- a CDS encoding EamA family transporter — protein sequence MGNLSKEAVGTICVIVAVIFFSIQDMAFKWMSGDYPLHQIVMIRATIAIVLTVAIIVPLEGGIRILQTKRLGMQLLRGGALVIGNLTFFVSLASLQLPTAVATFFTAPLIITLLAVVFLGERLNAVRVALILMGFCGVLFIVRPSAAGLQIAAILPLVAAFAYSCMQLLTRRLADTEPAAALAFYVHLMFILSSLVMAAIAGNGRFDVFDNPSASFLLRAWSWPTTQDWAIIAALGVLNTLAGYLIGQGYRLAEAGRVAPFEYVAVPMSVLWGALIWSDWPDAYAWVGIVMIVGAGLAIARSKPVQSPEVKL from the coding sequence ATGGGCAATCTCTCAAAAGAAGCAGTGGGCACGATCTGTGTGATCGTGGCGGTTATCTTTTTCTCGATCCAGGACATGGCGTTCAAGTGGATGAGCGGCGACTATCCGTTGCATCAGATTGTGATGATCCGGGCAACAATCGCGATCGTGCTGACCGTGGCGATCATTGTGCCGCTGGAAGGCGGCATTCGGATTTTGCAGACCAAGCGTCTTGGGATGCAGTTGTTGCGCGGTGGGGCATTGGTGATTGGGAACCTGACGTTCTTTGTGAGCCTTGCCTCGCTGCAATTGCCGACTGCGGTGGCGACGTTCTTTACGGCACCTTTGATCATAACGCTGTTGGCGGTGGTGTTTCTGGGCGAGCGTTTGAATGCGGTTAGGGTTGCTCTGATCCTGATGGGGTTCTGCGGAGTTTTGTTCATTGTGCGCCCGTCAGCCGCGGGACTGCAGATTGCGGCGATCCTGCCGCTGGTGGCGGCATTTGCATATTCGTGCATGCAGTTATTGACGCGGCGGCTGGCAGATACCGAACCCGCAGCGGCTTTGGCGTTTTATGTGCATCTGATGTTTATTCTGAGCAGTTTGGTGATGGCTGCGATTGCCGGGAACGGGCGATTTGACGTCTTTGACAATCCGTCGGCATCGTTCCTGTTGCGTGCGTGGAGCTGGCCGACGACGCAGGATTGGGCGATCATTGCGGCGCTGGGCGTGTTGAACACGTTGGCAGGCTACTTGATCGGGCAGGGGTATCGGCTGGCGGAAGCGGGGCGGGTTGCGCCGTTTGAATATGTCGCTGTGCCAATGTCGGTGCTTTGGGGCGCTCTGATCTGGAGCGACTGGCCGGACGCATATGCCTGGGTCGGCATCGTCATGATCGTAGGCGCAGGTCTGGCGATTGCGCGGTCGAAACCGGTGCAATCGCCTGAGGTTAAGTTGTAG
- the hisH gene encoding imidazole glycerol phosphate synthase subunit HisH — protein sequence MLTVIIDYAAGNLHSAEKAFQHVARDIDGGDILVSDRAEDVLRADRIVLPGDGAFPACMSELQGQTGLYQALIEAVEAKARPFLGICVGMQLMARAGFEYKTTPGLGWIDGEVDRIAPTDPTFKIPHMGWNDLVIDQPHPVLDGIETGDHAYFVHSYQMQVTNPDHLLAHSDYGGPVTAIVGTGTMVGTQFHPEKSQSAGLCLIANWLKWAP from the coding sequence ATGCTGACCGTCATCATCGACTATGCCGCCGGCAACCTGCACTCGGCTGAAAAAGCGTTCCAACACGTCGCCCGAGACATCGACGGCGGCGACATCCTCGTCAGCGACCGCGCCGAGGACGTCCTGCGCGCCGACCGCATAGTGCTGCCCGGCGACGGCGCTTTCCCAGCCTGTATGTCAGAACTCCAGGGCCAAACCGGCCTCTATCAGGCCCTTATCGAAGCGGTCGAAGCCAAGGCTCGCCCGTTCCTTGGCATCTGTGTCGGCATGCAACTGATGGCCCGCGCGGGTTTTGAATACAAAACAACCCCCGGCCTCGGCTGGATCGACGGAGAAGTTGACCGCATCGCCCCAACCGATCCCACCTTCAAAATCCCGCACATGGGCTGGAACGATCTGGTTATCGACCAGCCTCACCCGGTCCTCGACGGTATCGAAACCGGCGACCACGCCTATTTCGTGCACTCCTACCAGATGCAGGTCACCAACCCCGACCACCTTCTCGCCCACAGCGACTACGGCGGCCCGGTCACCGCAATCGTCGGCACCGGCACCATGGTTGGCACGCAATTCCACCCCGAGAAAAGCCAGTCCGCCGGCCTGTGCCTGATCGCCAACTGGCTGAAGTGGGCACCGTGA
- a CDS encoding ROK family protein, with the protein MKTTRKGLSIEGVQGHNRQVILKALHDLGTCSRKDISVVSGLDQATVTRAIGPLLENGIVEEVGLVKGARGRRSINLEFSATGRHILCLRLQRRSFSIAAFNLRGDPIEPEEYPISRGQPAAETFADIAQATERRIGGLKQIDGIGIAVPGPFLERDERVILITESPEWQGFDLIPELRSRFPNVPFFSTHDAKAAALAEWRHTARKNGAKVLLYVSAGQGIGSALVVGGEVYRGALGLAGELGHTSIKVDGPVCKCGNTGCLELFASRIALLRAVSERATTRLTKDATFPDVVEAYADGDSVATEEVNKVALYLAQGITNCINFANPDLIVIGDEYVQFGEQFLNAIKAQVEKAVLPSVYRSVDIELSNLAEDTVLTGTFLDVFSQTYLGAVRDVESNVADELNKGEI; encoded by the coding sequence ATGAAGACGACACGCAAGGGATTGTCGATTGAGGGCGTGCAGGGCCACAACCGTCAGGTCATTCTGAAGGCACTTCATGACCTTGGAACATGTTCGCGCAAGGACATCAGCGTGGTGTCGGGCCTCGACCAGGCAACCGTGACCCGCGCGATCGGTCCCTTGCTGGAAAACGGGATTGTCGAAGAGGTCGGCCTTGTCAAAGGGGCCCGCGGCAGGCGCTCGATCAACCTCGAATTCTCCGCAACAGGGCGGCACATCCTTTGTTTGCGCCTTCAACGGCGCAGCTTCTCAATCGCCGCGTTCAACCTGCGCGGCGACCCCATCGAACCGGAAGAATATCCCATCTCGCGCGGACAACCCGCAGCGGAGACGTTCGCTGATATCGCACAAGCGACGGAACGGCGGATCGGCGGTTTGAAACAAATCGACGGCATCGGCATTGCCGTGCCCGGCCCGTTTCTGGAACGCGACGAGCGTGTTATCCTGATTACCGAAAGCCCCGAGTGGCAGGGCTTTGACCTTATCCCCGAGCTTCGATCGCGGTTTCCGAATGTGCCCTTCTTTTCCACCCATGACGCGAAAGCCGCAGCGCTCGCTGAATGGCGACACACCGCGCGCAAGAATGGCGCGAAGGTGCTGCTCTATGTTTCGGCTGGCCAAGGTATCGGTTCGGCCCTTGTTGTTGGCGGCGAGGTTTATCGCGGCGCGCTTGGTCTGGCGGGCGAGTTGGGGCACACTTCGATCAAGGTTGATGGCCCTGTGTGCAAATGCGGAAACACCGGCTGTTTGGAACTTTTTGCATCCCGAATTGCGCTTTTACGTGCAGTAAGCGAACGGGCGACCACACGTCTGACAAAGGATGCGACTTTCCCTGACGTGGTAGAAGCCTATGCGGATGGCGACTCCGTCGCGACCGAAGAGGTCAACAAGGTCGCGCTCTATCTGGCGCAAGGCATTACAAACTGCATCAACTTTGCCAATCCGGACCTGATTGTGATCGGCGACGAATATGTTCAATTCGGCGAGCAATTCCTGAATGCAATCAAGGCACAGGTGGAAAAGGCCGTGCTTCCGAGCGTGTACCGCTCGGTCGACATTGAGCTTAGCAACTTGGCCGAGGACACCGTCCTCACTGGAACGTTTTTAGACGTGTTTTCGCAAACCTATTTGGGCGCCGTGCGAGACGTAGAAAGCAATGTGGCCGACGAACTGAATAAAGGGGAGATTTGA
- a CDS encoding HAMP domain-containing protein, translated as MRRSVTAKWRPPLLLVLSGSLVAVLVLPVLGLFVVEELAPGMGRGRAVLTVALGALSATLILGWLLWRLILAPVRALARRAEAIRGGGAAEPMGHYGTPEIGDLGQAVLDMADVLTARELAVRSYTDHVTHELKTPLTAIRGAAELLESDEELPAEARQLVSTIRDAEGRAEQLLAAARDIAAARSPDHHGVSTLVEVDWSEELGALDIQIEGADAVLPLTAAGLSIVVHHLAENALDAGAKAIRLEAEDMPDGARLWVSDDGPGISAGNRDRVFDPFFTTRRETGGTGMGLAIVQTLLLAHGAEIDVIDGDSGASFEIRF; from the coding sequence GTGCGGCGAAGCGTAACGGCAAAGTGGCGGCCACCGCTGCTGTTGGTCCTAAGTGGATCATTGGTTGCGGTTTTGGTTTTGCCGGTTCTGGGGTTGTTCGTTGTCGAAGAATTGGCCCCGGGAATGGGACGAGGCCGTGCTGTGCTGACCGTTGCGCTGGGCGCGCTGTCGGCAACTTTGATCCTTGGGTGGCTGTTGTGGCGGTTGATACTGGCCCCTGTGCGGGCATTGGCGCGTCGCGCTGAGGCGATCCGGGGCGGCGGAGCGGCCGAGCCGATGGGCCATTATGGAACGCCTGAAATTGGTGATTTGGGTCAGGCGGTTCTGGACATGGCCGATGTTCTGACGGCGCGCGAATTGGCGGTCAGAAGCTATACGGATCACGTCACACACGAATTGAAGACGCCTTTGACCGCGATCCGAGGTGCGGCGGAGTTGCTGGAGAGCGATGAGGAGCTACCAGCAGAGGCGCGACAGTTGGTTTCTACTATTCGTGATGCGGAGGGGCGCGCCGAGCAATTGCTGGCGGCCGCGCGCGACATTGCGGCGGCCCGGTCGCCTGATCATCATGGCGTTTCAACGTTGGTTGAGGTCGATTGGTCGGAAGAATTGGGCGCCTTGGATATTCAGATTGAGGGCGCGGATGCTGTATTGCCGCTGACGGCGGCAGGATTGTCAATTGTGGTGCACCATCTGGCGGAAAATGCCTTGGATGCAGGGGCGAAGGCCATCCGGCTTGAGGCTGAGGATATGCCAGACGGGGCACGGCTTTGGGTTTCGGATGACGGGCCGGGGATATCGGCGGGCAACCGGGACCGGGTGTTTGATCCGTTTTTCACCACCCGGCGCGAAACCGGCGGCACTGGAATGGGGTTGGCGATTGTGCAGACCCTGTTGCTTGCCCATGGAGCCGAGATTGACGTGATTGATGGTGATTCAGGAGCGAGTTTCGAGATCCGGTTCTGA
- a CDS encoding ABC transporter permease — MTATDTKIAAKPRRFHLDIKTAGPAIALAILCIIGFLINPAFLSEGNLTNLLTRSAFIGIIAIGATFVITAGGIDLSVGSMAAAISGVMIIIMNGAIDTLGAGVATVILGCGCSILLGLGAGWINGILTTKGKIEAFIVTLGTMGIYRSLVTYFADGGTLSLDFDLRGVYRPIYYDTFMGLPIPVWAFIIVSILGWLLLNRTAFGRYCTAIGSNEAVAKYSAIKVDSIKTWTYVIQGICVSIATIIYVPRLGSASSSTGVLWELEAIAAVIIGGTVLKGGYGRVGGTIIGALILTTIGNILNFTDLISNYLNGTMQGLIIIIAVWLQRGSWGKAKSKST, encoded by the coding sequence ATGACTGCCACTGATACGAAAATTGCCGCCAAGCCTCGCCGATTTCATCTTGATATCAAGACGGCCGGACCTGCAATTGCGCTTGCGATTTTATGCATCATTGGGTTTTTGATTAACCCGGCCTTCCTAAGCGAAGGCAATTTGACCAACCTTTTGACCCGTTCCGCGTTCATTGGAATCATCGCCATTGGTGCGACGTTCGTTATTACCGCAGGCGGGATCGACCTTTCGGTTGGATCCATGGCCGCCGCGATTTCCGGTGTCATGATCATCATCATGAACGGCGCCATTGATACTCTAGGTGCGGGTGTCGCGACGGTTATCCTAGGATGCGGCTGTTCAATCCTTCTGGGCCTCGGCGCCGGTTGGATCAACGGAATTCTGACGACCAAAGGTAAGATCGAAGCCTTCATCGTGACGCTTGGTACGATGGGGATCTATCGGTCGCTGGTTACGTATTTTGCAGACGGTGGGACCTTGTCCTTAGATTTCGATCTGCGCGGTGTTTATCGCCCGATCTATTACGATACATTTATGGGTCTACCGATCCCGGTTTGGGCCTTTATCATCGTTTCAATCCTAGGATGGTTGCTGTTGAACCGCACGGCATTCGGGCGGTATTGCACTGCAATCGGATCCAACGAAGCCGTCGCCAAATACTCTGCCATCAAAGTCGATAGCATCAAAACATGGACCTACGTCATTCAAGGGATTTGCGTATCGATCGCCACAATCATCTATGTTCCGCGCCTTGGGTCAGCATCTTCATCGACCGGGGTTCTTTGGGAACTTGAGGCCATTGCCGCGGTCATCATTGGCGGCACGGTCCTTAAAGGTGGCTATGGCCGCGTGGGCGGCACGATAATCGGCGCGCTAATTCTGACGACAATCGGGAACATCCTGAACTTCACCGACCTTATATCGAACTACCTGAATGGAACGATGCAGGGTCTTATCATCATCATCGCGGTCTGGCTCCAGCGGGGAAGCTGGGGCAAGGCCAAATCCAAGTCGACCTAA
- a CDS encoding ATP-binding cassette domain-containing protein, translated as MDGSDQEPILTVEHVTKSFGGVQAMRDGSFDLKQGEVVAIVGGNGAGKSTLAKIVSGAHVPDSGRIYIKGVEVTRADHSVSHMQACGIEVVYQDLALVPNMTAPYNLFLGRIPRKWGLFVDEGKMRKKTREVLKQLNVTTVQDLSQPISSMSGGQQQSIAIGRAIAWGSYIVILDEPTAALGPNETGEVERLVEDVRDQHGTSFILISHNLDQVRRLADRIIVTHHGVTSREFKRDEITSDRLVKAITLGE; from the coding sequence ATGGACGGATCAGATCAGGAGCCAATCTTGACGGTCGAGCACGTGACGAAATCCTTCGGTGGTGTTCAGGCGATGCGCGATGGCTCATTTGACCTCAAGCAGGGTGAAGTGGTTGCGATCGTGGGCGGAAACGGGGCTGGGAAATCGACCCTGGCCAAGATCGTGTCCGGTGCCCATGTGCCCGACAGCGGACGCATATACATCAAAGGGGTTGAGGTAACTCGGGCGGATCATAGCGTGTCTCATATGCAGGCCTGCGGGATCGAAGTTGTCTACCAGGACCTTGCGCTGGTTCCTAACATGACTGCCCCCTACAATCTGTTTCTTGGCCGTATTCCCCGAAAGTGGGGGCTGTTCGTTGACGAAGGAAAGATGCGAAAAAAGACGCGAGAGGTGCTCAAACAACTCAACGTCACCACCGTTCAAGACTTGTCTCAACCGATTTCGTCGATGTCGGGCGGCCAACAACAAAGCATCGCCATCGGTCGCGCGATCGCCTGGGGTAGCTACATTGTCATTCTTGATGAACCGACTGCCGCTCTTGGCCCCAATGAAACTGGAGAAGTGGAGCGATTGGTCGAGGATGTCCGCGATCAACACGGCACGTCATTTATCCTGATCAGTCACAACCTTGATCAGGTGCGTCGTCTGGCAGACAGGATCATTGTCACCCACCACGGTGTCACATCACGTGAATTCAAACGCGACGAAATCACATCAGACCGGCTCGTCAAAGCCATCACATTGGGCGAATGA
- a CDS encoding substrate-binding domain-containing protein codes for MTKKLLKTLLATAALLPLAGAAVADGHARTDLVIADLGQPETNPWVINRHRFEGCVADALGVELKEFDDQNSEEQHVSQAESIIASQPDGLIFNPLTAPAGIQVARLLEDNDISGIAVGRLVVSSYDDDYEGEDFIAQVTQNNDTWGEAMGRATVELGYKKVGMIWTQKGNISAAEIWHGAARELEAGGVEVVAEAWDVLSRENGQKYAEQYIARFAPGEIDAVVVIGAVAGLGSKFAIDQAGRDDIAVITTDIDEQVAQFIAEGELEFSIGGHWMVGGFGLIQLYDYLHGHPITDTQPKVGLIPVTADNVETYANGLLNGCILSPETVRSLSKVHNPDADLVGFINNWQDYVQ; via the coding sequence ATGACTAAAAAACTTCTAAAGACCCTGCTTGCGACTGCTGCTTTGCTGCCTCTCGCTGGCGCGGCAGTTGCAGATGGCCATGCCCGCACAGATCTGGTGATTGCGGACCTTGGACAACCGGAAACTAACCCTTGGGTGATCAATCGACACCGGTTTGAGGGCTGCGTTGCTGATGCACTTGGTGTTGAGCTCAAGGAATTTGACGACCAAAACTCTGAGGAACAGCACGTCTCGCAAGCTGAATCCATCATTGCGAGCCAACCCGACGGGTTGATTTTCAACCCCTTGACCGCACCTGCGGGTATTCAGGTTGCACGCCTGCTCGAAGATAACGACATTTCGGGCATCGCAGTCGGGCGTCTCGTTGTCTCTAGCTACGACGACGACTATGAGGGCGAGGACTTTATCGCTCAGGTAACGCAAAACAACGACACTTGGGGTGAAGCTATGGGCCGTGCAACGGTTGAGCTTGGCTACAAGAAAGTCGGGATGATCTGGACTCAGAAGGGCAACATTTCTGCGGCGGAAATCTGGCATGGTGCCGCGCGCGAACTTGAAGCCGGTGGCGTCGAAGTTGTGGCAGAAGCCTGGGATGTGCTGAGCCGTGAAAACGGTCAGAAATATGCTGAACAGTATATTGCACGCTTTGCACCCGGTGAGATTGACGCGGTAGTCGTGATCGGTGCGGTCGCCGGATTGGGTAGCAAATTTGCCATTGATCAGGCCGGGCGCGACGATATCGCCGTTATCACTACTGACATCGATGAGCAGGTTGCACAGTTCATTGCCGAAGGCGAGCTTGAGTTCTCGATCGGCGGTCACTGGATGGTCGGCGGTTTTGGCTTGATCCAACTGTATGATTATCTGCACGGCCACCCGATCACGGATACCCAGCCCAAGGTTGGTCTTATCCCGGTTACGGCTGACAATGTGGAAACCTACGCAAACGGCCTGTTGAACGGCTGTATCCTGTCGCCCGAAACCGTGCGCAGCCTCAGCAAGGTTCATAATCCAGACGCTGACCTGGTGGGCTTCATCAACAACTGGCAGGACTACGTGCAATAA
- a CDS encoding fructose-bisphosphate aldolase class II → MPLITLRQLLDHAAEHGYGVPAFNISNMEQGLAIMNAARACDAPVILQASLNVRNVYAGDRMIVGIVKALAEMYPDNPICLHQDHGHNEQACVSAIGAGFTSAMMDGSLLEDGKTPSNYEHNVDITGRVAQIAHWMGASIEGELGVLGSLETGEAGEEDGSGAVGKMDRDQLLTDPDQAADFVAATQVDALAIACGTSHGAYKFTRAPDGDILSMAQIEAIHKRLPETHLVMHGSSSVPQYLQDLINAHGGEMPQTWGVPVEEIERGIRHGVRKVNIDTDCRMAMSGAMRCFAEENPMAFDPRAFILAAMDELEALVRDRFERFGTAGKAYKVKPISLADMATRYAERALEPSVAAA, encoded by the coding sequence ATGCCCTTGATAACTCTCCGACAACTACTCGATCATGCCGCTGAACATGGCTACGGCGTGCCTGCTTTCAACATTTCGAATATGGAGCAGGGGTTAGCAATCATGAACGCTGCGCGGGCCTGTGACGCGCCAGTGATCCTGCAGGCCAGCCTGAACGTGCGCAACGTCTATGCCGGCGACAGGATGATTGTCGGGATCGTAAAGGCACTGGCCGAAATGTACCCCGACAATCCGATCTGTTTGCATCAGGATCATGGCCACAATGAACAGGCCTGTGTGAGTGCCATCGGCGCGGGGTTTACCTCGGCGATGATGGACGGTTCGCTATTGGAGGACGGCAAAACTCCTTCCAATTATGAGCATAACGTAGACATCACAGGCCGGGTGGCGCAGATCGCCCACTGGATGGGCGCGTCGATCGAAGGTGAATTGGGTGTGCTCGGCTCCTTGGAGACGGGCGAAGCCGGAGAGGAAGACGGATCAGGTGCTGTCGGCAAGATGGACCGCGACCAGTTGTTGACCGACCCCGATCAGGCCGCCGACTTTGTCGCGGCGACCCAGGTTGATGCGCTGGCCATTGCCTGCGGCACCTCGCATGGGGCCTACAAGTTCACACGTGCCCCGGATGGCGACATCCTGTCGATGGCGCAGATCGAAGCGATCCACAAGCGGTTGCCCGAAACCCATCTGGTAATGCATGGCTCCAGTTCTGTACCGCAGTATTTGCAAGACCTGATCAACGCCCACGGTGGCGAGATGCCACAAACCTGGGGCGTGCCTGTCGAAGAGATTGAACGCGGCATTCGTCACGGCGTCCGGAAGGTCAACATCGACACCGATTGCCGTATGGCGATGTCCGGAGCGATGCGCTGCTTCGCAGAGGAGAATCCGATGGCCTTTGACCCGCGCGCCTTCATCCTGGCGGCGATGGATGAGCTTGAAGCGCTGGTCCGCGACCGGTTCGAACGGTTTGGAACCGCGGGAAAGGCGTACAAGGTCAAGCCGATTTCGCTGGCCGATATGGCCACACGCTATGCAGAGCGCGCACTTGAACCTTCCGTGGCCGCCGCGTGA